The Thermobispora bispora DSM 43833 genome window below encodes:
- a CDS encoding YncE family protein: protein MIDTATNTVIATIPVGNAPRGVAFSPGGTRAYVTNRSDDNVSVIDTATNTVIATIPAGDGPSEVAVTPGGTRAYVTNQTSGDVTVIDTATNTVITTIPTGASPTGVAVTLGGTRAYVANFNSGTVSVINTATDTVEATLGAGVNPDYVAIANVP, encoded by the coding sequence GTGATCGACACCGCCACCAACACCGTCATCGCCACCATCCCGGTGGGAAACGCACCCCGGGGAGTGGCGTTCAGCCCGGGCGGCACCCGCGCGTACGTCACGAACCGAAGCGACGACAACGTATCGGTGATCGACACCGCCACGAACACCGTCATCGCCACCATCCCCGCCGGGGACGGACCGTCGGAGGTGGCGGTCACCCCGGGCGGCACCCGCGCCTACGTCACCAACCAGACCTCCGGCGACGTGACGGTGATCGACACCGCCACCAACACCGTCATTACCACCATCCCCACCGGCGCTTCGCCCACCGGGGTGGCGGTCACTCTCGGTGGCACCCGCGCTTACGTCGCCAACTTCAACTCGGGCACCGTATCGGTGATCAACACCGCCACCGACACCGTGGAGGCCACCCTGGGGGCGGGTGTCAATCCGGATTACGTGGCGATCGCCAACGTTCCGTAG